A genomic segment from Leopardus geoffroyi isolate Oge1 chromosome A2, O.geoffroyi_Oge1_pat1.0, whole genome shotgun sequence encodes:
- the IGFBP1 gene encoding insulin-like growth factor-binding protein 1 yields MPGAPAACAWLLLLLLATRLSATAGAPQPWQCAPCSPEKLALCPPVPDSCTESARPANCGCCSLCTLPEGTACGVASARCASGLSCRALPGEQRPLQALIRGQGTCVPTGGDTDAMSSSESADMTQEELLENFHLMAPSDDDTHILWNAISNYMNSGTQVDTWKGPCHRDLHEVLGRLSEEQQSSGQLYRFYLPNCSKNGFYHSRQCETSLDDEPGLCWCVYPWSREKIPGSVEVRGDPNCSQYFSR; encoded by the exons ATGCCCGGGGCCCCCGCTGCCTGCGCCTGGCTGCTTCTGCTCCTGCTGGCCACCCGGCTCAGCGCGACCGCCGGGGCCCCCCAGCCTTGGCAGTGCGCGCCCTGCTCGCCTGAGAAGCTGGCGCTCTGCCCGCCTGTACCTGACTCCTGCACCGAGAGCGCCCGGCCCGCCAACTGCGGCTGCTGCTCCTTGTGCACGCTGCCCGAGGGCACTGCCTGTGGCGTGGCCAGTGCGCGCTGTGCCAGTGGGCTCAGCTGCCGGGCGCTGCCAGGGGAGCAGCGGCCCCTACAAGCCCTCATCCGCGGCCAGGGCACCTGCGTGCCCACTGGTGGTGACACAG ATGCGATGTCGTCCTCCGAGAGTGCAGACATGACCCAGGAGGAGCTCCTGGAGAATTTCCACCTGATGGCCCCTTCTGACGACGACACGCACATTCTCTGGAACGCCATCAGTAATTACATGAACAGCGGGACTCAGGTCGACACGTGGAAG GGGCCCTGCCATCGGGATCTCCACGAGGTGCTGGGCCGTCTGAGCGAGGAACAGCAGTCGTCAGGACAGCTTTACAGATTCTATCTGCCCAACTGCAGCAAGAACGGATTCTATCACAGCAGACAG TGCGAGACGTCGCTGGATGATGAGCCGGGGCTCTGCTGGTGTGTCTACCCATGGAGCAGGGAGAAGATCCCGGGGTCCGTGGAGGTCAGAGGCGACCCCAACTGCAGTCAGTATTTTAGCAGATAG